The Setaria viridis chromosome 6, Setaria_viridis_v4.0, whole genome shotgun sequence genome includes the window ACCAGTTTCTTTGCCGGCAGCCAGGTATCCCTTGTCCTTCATCTAGTATTAATGTATTATTGAATGTATTTTGAAGTTTTTATGATGACATTCAACATTGACATATTTTTTCATTTGCTGTTAGGTTTGGCGAATTTTATGGATGCTAATGTATTGGATTCCCATCAAATTACAGCAATTGTGTTATGTATGACATCCTGTTCTCCGATGCCCTGGTTCCTTTCCAGCAATCATTTGGGGGCTTCAGTTCTCCATGTGTTGTTTACATCATAATTTGATCCTAGCTGTTGCAAGGAAAATCGCAGCTGTAGGGTGAACGGACTGTAAGTCACATGTTCCTTTGACATTGTTACCAGTTGTTCACTATGGGATTCTTGCAACCTCTGTATTATGCAGTCTTTTGAGATACACGTTGCATCACAATGGGATTCAATTTCGTATGGTCCATGGAAGTATATTTATAGGTTCCTAGAATGCTGTCCGCGTCATTCTAGACTCTCGGAAGTTTTGGAGTATCTGATACTTTCGGGAATGTTCATGTTTATGTGCCTGATTGGAGAATTTACTTATTACCACTTACCAGCTCCTTAAGTAACTTTTGCAGTTAAATTTGTGCTGATAGTTATTGGCATGGCTAAAGTTGCAGACCACATAATTTCATTTTCCATACTTTTTAGTCCCAGCTGGTCATATTTTCGAAATTCAGTTGTGTAATTGGACACACTGCTAGTTCCATTTGGATTTAGTATCTGAAATACAGGATTATTTAAATGCTACTTATGAAATATAGGATTATTTAAATGCTACTTTGTCTCGCTAGTGCTTATTGGCCTTTCTGTATGTTTGCTGGAAGTCGTCACATGTTGTTTTTGGCTACATGCTCTGGAAAAACAATCCAATTTATCAGCGGCATGAGAGGTGAGATAGGACCCCTGTGAAGCGATATGCACAGAAGTCATGATGTGTGGAGTACATAAAAGATGCAAGTACTGATCGGTTTGATGTTTTATTGTTTCACTTGCTGGGTCACCCAAGTAGCATGTGTAAACAACGAGATAGTAACTTTATTTTAAAGAAGACATCATGTCGTTGTATCTGGACAGGAACTTTATTCAATTGAATTGTCTTTTATGTCAGCTAggcctttctttttcttatttccttttccctttcaacTGTTTTTGATTGGATCACCAAGCATGTGTAATCATTCGTGTTCATCCTGCCAGGAAAAGAGTTAACATCATATGGACAGCTTTGTTGCCCGCTTGTCTCGTTTATTTCTGATGCAACGATTATCAGTTTTATTTAGGTACTAGAGCTTGATGTGATATCTCCATAGTTGAACAAATGCGTTGCTACTTCTGTGGCCTTGTTGATGCTACCTGGAAGCTTTTGCGTGTAAACTCTTATCATGCTCCTGGTTTGAAGAACATGTTGTATTGGGAATGTTTGTGCAAGAATGGTGTGAGTTTCAGGAACAATGGGAATAGTGCGTACACATTATATCATGCGATTTTATGTTCATCAACATTTTAGAACATAACACGAACTGCTGGAAAGTGACATGAGCTGCTGTCTGTAGAGTGTGTGGTGATTGTAGTACCATAGTCCTGTCCGTGGGCAGTGACAAGCCCCTAGATTTCTTAAAGCATACAAACCAAAGGAGATAGATACAACCTAACAAGATGCAGATAGGCTGCCAGCTTTTGCCACTACAAATTATTGATCAAACTTGTTGTTTCACAAATGTCCAATGTTTTCGACGTCAGGGTGTCATCATCGACAAGCCATGAGATGAGATGATGAGGGGGTGGTCACTTGAAGTTCTTGCTGTTGCCTCATGCCTTCCTCATGCAGTGGATACATATGCAATCCTTGTTTGCTCGTGTTTACATGGGAGCTATTTAGTGGATTGGATCAGGGTTGAACTTGAGAGACTCCTTCCATATGAGCTCCTTGATAGCTTCTTCGGTGAGCGATGGTTGCTCAAAGTCGAAGCTGAAAGGCGCTGGGCAAACGGGTTCATCATTTATCTCATGAAGGGATGCCAGGTACGGGTGGCATAGAGCCTCATCAACTGCAATAGCACAAAGAAAGGAAGCAATGTTAGTATCTTTCAAGAGACTACTGCTTGTTATCTTTTTCATAATGCAATAATGATATCTGCATGAGTGTTTAGTTCTGTCAGATTTTTTAGGGCATTTGGGACTGAAACAAATAAAGCAGTTAAGATGATATTCATACTTTCCTGTCTGGATGATGGTGATTGAGATAGGATTTAGCTAAAATTTGAACTAAACCCTCAAAATCTTCCTCATCCAGATAGGTTTCTGACACATTTTACAATGCAGCAAGTTCATGTAGGGCTGCAAGATTACCAGTAATCCTTTTGCTCGGATCAAACACAAGCATCCTCTCAAGCAAATCCATGGCACCACTAGACATAGTGGGGAACCGCGCACGGAAGTGTTGCTTGGGGTATTGAGGAAGGGACCTCACATATCTGCGGGCGTTATCGCTTCGGAGGAACCCAAGGCTTGTGTCATCAGGTGAGCCTACCAGCTTTTTGATCAAGAATGAACAGAGTTACAAAAATATAATAGAGAACAATTCTGAGACATATTATCATTCAGGTATTATAAGACTCTTTTCATTTTTCATCTACATTGTGCCACTTATACTACACTGAAACTGAAAAATGTAATCTCAGACCCTTAGCAAATTCGCACAGAAGATTGCACAAAAAGGGGGAGAGTGAAAACAAATTCTTTGATTGGTGAAATTGGAACCGTACCTCGGTTATTAGCCTCAGCTGATGAACATAATCTTTTCCAGGAAACAGAGGCTCTCTTGTAACAATCTCGCCAAGGATGCAGCCTACTGACCACATATCAATAGCCTGAGTGTATTCTGAGCAGTTCAGCAGGAGTTCGGGCGCTCTGTACCACCGCGTAACAACATACTCCATCATGAAGTCAGTTTCAGTTGTGGTCCTTGCAAGGCCAAAATCCCCAATTTTCAGATCACATTTGGCATTCAGCAGCAGGTTGCTCGGCCTGAGGTCTCTGTGCAAGACATTCGCCGAGTGGACGTACTTCAATCCTCGAAGCAGCTGATAGACGAAATACTGCAAGAAGGGAAATTAAGAGTCACATTACTAGCTGCAGCCTGGGGCGTGCGAGATACAGTGCGAAAAAAAAACCAGAAAACATAAAACAATTGACAATTGAAATTTGTGGGAACAATAACATGCCACAAGGTGAACTGCATCTCGGATCATTTGTCGAGACAAAACGTTGTACCTGACAATGATCATCAGTTAGTGGCTGGTTTGATCGTAGAAGGTGATGAAGATCAGTGTCCATCAACTCGTAAACGATATAGACATCGTTGAAGTTCTCCCTCCTGGGTGGGCGTATGATGTCCTTCACTGAAATAACCTGCAGAAAAGGGGGTAGATGTTGTTACAAGTCACCAGAAGTACGAGACTACCGAGTCATCATTATATAATATCTAACAATGCATTATATCTCTAACTTAAGATAAACAAGTTTCCATGCCATAATTAGGATTATAATTGCAGAGACCGATGATATGCAAGGTGGCACAACTCCAAGCGAGTGGCATATTGAAAAAAACAAGTGAGGAACATTAAACTAAATATCTTTATAAAAAGAAGGGATATCTACAAAGATAATCATTATGGCAAACATTCCAGTGATTTCAACGAATTATTGGCAATTTCTGCCTAGATGAGAGAAATGAATTAATGGTTTTGCTTCGAGAGAGAATCACCAGAAATTTTGGCAGATCTCCTCAGACGGCTTACCTTTGCAATGAACTACAGGGTTAACCATGGTTAAATACAATGAAAACATAATTGATATGGATCTTGATCCGACAAGAGTGGAGCATCTCAGCCACATAGATTGCCACAACTCACAAGCTAGAACCATAGGAGGAGAAGAGGGGATCACTTACATTTTCATGATTCATGTGCCTCAGCAACTTAATTTCTCGCAAAGTGCGTTTCGCATCGATCTGATTGTCGAACGCGTTACCGATCTTCTTGATGGCGACCTCCTCGCGAGTCTGCGCATTGACAGCAGCACTGTGCAAAGGAAGGCATGCAATGCAAGCGTTAGAAGGTGAACGCATGCTTGAGGATATATATTGTTAGAACCGAGGATGAAGAAACCATCATCCAAACTTATGATTGCAAAATGCATTTCTTGTCTGCACTCTACACACTTGTTACCATTGGATATTAATGTCACAGAAATTAAAAAAGGGTTGATGTTTTCTCATGTCACACTGgatgatatttttttatcagTAGCGTCTAAGACAGTGACACCTAAGCCGCCGGCCCTCCTGTGACTCAAACGAGCAGGACCCATGTTTCAATTAGGCCAACTTCATGATAGAGGGAAATTAAATTTGATGTTTAGCATAATATTACTGTAATTGGTAACCCTTAAATTCATATGtaatatgtgtgtgtgtgtgtgttattTTTAGTTTGATATAGTATCTGAATATCTGATACTATACGTAGGCCACGCAACACCTAGATGCGAAAGTTATTCTTAGTTGGGGATGGTCGGATGGAGATGGAGCCCTTTGCTTCTTGCATAGGGCGATGCACTGCCACGCGGGTCCCAGTGCAAAGCCTTGACCAAGAAGGCAAGAAGGTTTCCATGCAAAGCTTTCTTCGTCGTTCAGAGAGCTAGTTGATGATCAAAATAAAGCTTAAAAACAAGGCAACCCGGCTGTGGATCGATCGGCATGgccggagaggaagaggagctaGAGATAGAtggagatgatgaagatgaacgCACCAGATGATGCCGATGGCGCCGCGCCCGACGGGCCGGATGGGCGGGACGTACTTGGCGGAGACCTCGAAGAGGTTGCCGTAGACGTTGTACTGCACGTAGCGTCCGCCGTGCGTGTGCGTGCCCTTGATCTGCGCCTCGCCGCCGTGTCCCAGCCCCAGGCACcctcccacgccgccggcgccgcctccgcctcctcccggcccCTCCATTCGCATCGACCACTGCACGTACCTCTCCGATCTAGGCTCTGATCCgatcgccggccggcggcgctcctcaccctccctctccctctctgagAGCTAGCTAGAAAGAAACACACACCAAGCTCGATCGAGACGCCGGCCGCGCAGCAGCAAGCGAGGACGGCAGGAAGAGGACGGAAGCTGGAGGGGAGCTGCCGGCGCGTGCGTGGTTGGTTGCGCGGAGGccagggagggggaggagataaGGAGGAGCGTTGGGGAAAGTGGAAAAGGCGGGAGCTTTTCGTCGAGCGGAAATCGAAGTCCCGTGACGCCCAAAGAGGAGTTGGttcctgttgctgttgctgctgctgctctcgctCCATCGCTCCCTGCCTGTGGCTGCTGCCTGCGCACGCCACGGATGCAGCCAGGGATCTCCCTCTTCGATCTTCCAGGCcattcctctctcctccacccaTCTCTTTCCTCCTTCTTCGCCCTTTGCTAGCACAGCAGCTAGCTGCCTTTTTATTCACAGCAGTTCGCTGCTGCATGGCCTGAGCTCCATCTATCTGTGGTCTGGTTTCATGACACCGAGAACATGCAGTCATGTATGATGCATACTGTAGACACTATGCAGGACAGCAGGAGTGAGCTAGCTAGAATGGTTAACATGTGGAGTTCTTCTCTTAAAATGTTCTCTCTTTCAAAGAACAAATATAGTACATGTGTTCAACCTGTATACTCAGCTGGAGACCTGAGCAGATTGGAAGAAATGTGACTGCGTGTCTGCACTCATAATAGACTTGTGCACTAATCAAATGACCCATCCATGTCAGACCACGATGTTCAAATCCAAGTTGCATTTGCAGCCTCGGTACGTACGTGTAATGCCCCTAATGCATATGGAGGGATATCATGCATATAATTCATTAAGGATGTCCCACGCGGCAGTCTCTCATGTATTAACACGCTGTGGGTGGCTTAAAAATTAGAGATGCCATCTAGGTCCATAAACTTGCAGATTGCTTATTATGTAAACCTTAAACTTATCTTGAAGTGCCATCTAGATCCATCATCTTGCAAAAACATCCGTAGAAGTCCTTGCAGTGTAAGGTTAGACCTCTTCATCATTTACCACATTAAAAATTAGAAAACTACAATGGTAGTGTCAGAATTGTGGGGGCATATGCCCTCCTTAAATAAACTAAATAACATAGGTAGtgcttcttcctttttatcgtgCTAATAGTGAAAAGCTGATCGTGTTAATAATACTATGATGCAGAGGTTTGGAGTCGGGATGATAAAGTAAAGAAATTACTGACCAACTCCTTTCCAAGAATAATTTTAAGAACATAAATGGAAATTTGGAAAGAAAATATTTTGAAATGGTAATGGAAATATAAGATCATATTTCGTGTTGAATTATAGATGTACCATACTTACATGATTTGTTTTCCATTTTTTCACAAAAATTTCGAGTTATCAGGCCCTAGTCACTCAGCTAGTCCAGCTAAGCTATGTCAAATCATATCCTTCTgcgtttatataaaaaatagaatCGTGTTGAATGAATTGGTTTAATACTAAGAACAGATACTTGTGGTACGTAACTAACAACTACGAATGTTCAAACCTATGGAACAAAAACCATGATTACGTCGTTGTTTATCCCATCACATATATTATTTGGGAGTTCTAACcgatttttatattattttctttACCGACCTTACCGTTTTTTGGGGGAAATATGGTTTAGAAAATGATACTACAAATTTTCGATCATTTCCAACCGTTTTCACCTCTTTTTGGAAATGCGCTTGGGAAATCCAGAGCGTGCATAAGCAGGTGGAACAGCTCGCCACGCCATGTCAGGCTACGTGCCTGCTGGATTTCTCTGAAAGCTTCAGGTATTTtgctttttattttaatttgtttcctttttctgaaGAGCTCTGTCACCTCTAGCAAGTAGAGGTGGTACATATTTGAAGAGTGTAATAATTGAAGTAATGATGTCAAATAGTAGTTCCATTTGTGCACATCTCATAAAAAATTAGGGCCAACGGTGCAAGTACATAAATGTTTTGAGCACTGACTTAACATCTAGGGCAAAGAAAATGTTCAGTTTGAAAAAACTAATGGCAATTTGCAAAATAAAAAGGGCCAAAACAGTGATTAGAGCGCAAGTTTGGGGCAATAACATGATCGCCCAATTAAACAAACATAAACAAAAAGATGGAACACTTTAGTTGCTGAGAAACATAAACAAAAAGATGGAACACTTTAGTTGCTGAGAAAATAAGGAGAATAAATATACAACCGAAACTAAAGAGGAAGTCCGTCGCGGCCCATCACTGCACGTAGAAAAGGAAGCGTTCCTCAAACACATGCACAGCCTCAAACCATCAGACAACATAAAATGGATCATTTTAGGGACTTCAATGGTTCAGCCTCATTTACCGAGAAAGAGACAAAAGCAACCGAaacctaaacaaggttcaggACGCAATAAACTTCTAAGGTCTCAAAGAAATAAATCTGCAGAACAAAAAATTCACATGGAGCAACGAAAGGCGTAGACCGACACTCGTTCGGCTTGACAGAGTCTTTTGCAACCAAACTTGGGATCTTGACTTTGAAAACTGTCTCCTTCACACACTATCGTCTTCACACTCAGACTACTGTCCCCTTCTGCTAACAAACCAAGCAGGCCCGAGACACCCGACGCCTTTCAAGTTCGAAAATTTATGGGTACGACTGCCTCACTTCTAGGAGGTCGTCAGCAGAGCTTGGAATGCTCCTACTCAACACACTGAACCATTCCACAAGCTGGGTCACAAACTCCATACAACATCCCAGGCCCTAAAGCAATGGAGCATTTCCATGCTCTCTGAGGTCAAGATGAAGATGCTTATAGCTCAGGCAGTCATTCTTCGCTTGGATGAGGCACAGGATGTGAGGCCCCTCTCACCGAAGGATTCATGGTTGCACAGAAAACTAAAGAAACGAGTCATGGGATGGACAGTTATTGAAAAGGCTAGGAAAAAACAATGCTCTAGAGTAACGTACCTGAGGGAGGGGGACGCTAACACGAGGTTCTTCCACTTAAAGGCAAATGGAAGACGTAGGAAGAATTTGATTCAGCAGCTGCGCAAAGACAGTGGTTGGGTTGTCTCACACAACGATAAACATCAAGTCATACAGGAACATTTTGAGAGCATCATGAAGGAACCACCACCTCGTTCGAAAGACCTCAACTGGTCATCGTTGAGTTTGCTAGCGCTGGATTTGTCCTCCTTGGACAGCCCTTTCACAGAGGACAAAGTTTTGCAAGCAATCTCTCAAACACCAAAAAATAAGGCACCAGGGCCGGACAGCTACACCGGGTTGTTCTTCAAGCACTATTGGGAAATAATCAAACATGACCTAATCGCGGCCATCAACTCTCTACATGCCTCCCACTGCGCGGACCTAAACTTACTCAACAAGGCCAACATCATCCTTAtcccaaaaaaaagaaggagCGGAGGACATCCGGGATGTTAGACCAATTAGTCTGATCCATGCCATAACAAAGATTATAACAAAGATTCTAGCCCCGTGCCTAGCTCCGTTCATGAACGAGCTCATCTCGCTCTGCCAAAGCGCCTTCATTAGGGGTCGAAGCATACACGACAACTTCCTATACGTGCATAACCTTGCGCGTTGTTTCCATAGGAACAAGACACCAGCCCTGCTCATGAAACTCGACATATCAAAGGCCTTCGACTCCGTGCGATGGGACTAGTAGATCTTGCTACAAGAGAGAGGATTCCCAACAAGATGGAGGGACTGGATTGCGGCCCTTCTCACCACATCGACATCGCATGTCTTGCTTAATGAGATCCCCTTGGACCCGATACAGCACGGCAGAGGACTGCACCAAGGCGACCCGTTCTCACCGCTGCTCTTCATCCTAGCAATAGATCCTCTACACTGTCTACTCTCCATAGCAACCGAAAGAGGGCTTCTTAGCAAGCTAAACGGCCGAGCAGCAAGATTGAGAGTACCATGTATGCGGACGAAGCGGTAATCTTTGTCAAGTCAACGATGCATGATGTAACCAAACTAAAAGACCTGCCACTCAAATTTGGGGAAGTAACTGGTCTAAGCACCAATATACAGAAAACAAGCATCACACCCATCAGTTGCACAAACATTGACCTCGAGGCCATACTAGTCAACCTTCCAGTCGCACGGAAAAACTTCCCTCTCAAATATCTCAGGTTACCGCTAACGGTCAGATGACTGAGGAAGTTGGATTTCCAGCCGCTAATCGACAGAGCAGCCAATAAGCTTTCAATTTGGAATGGCAAGAACTTGACCTAAGTGGGACGTGTCAACCTTACCAAATCGATGTTGTCTTCACAACTGGTGTACCTATTgatggtactcaaaatgccaaaTGAGGTTTTGGAAGAGATAGACAAAATTCGCAAACGCTTCTTGTGGGCTGGTGACAAGGAGCTCTCGGCGGGAGAGGGGGAATGCAAGGTTAACTGGACAAGGACCAATCTACCAAAGGAGCACGACAGATTTCGAGAAATTTGCAAGGGCGCTGCGTATAAGATGGTTGTGGCATGAATGGGTATCCCCGGATAAGACGTGGATTGGAGCTGAAACACCATGTGACGACAAGGATCGGCTGCTCTCCGCCGCATGTATGACAATCGAGCTTGGAAATGGAGAAAGGACTCGGTTCTGGTCCGATGCATGGATACAAAGATCAAAAGACATTGCACTCGACCTCTACgcctgatcgaaaagaaaaaagaggacAGTGGCTGAGGCGCTGTGAAACAAAAAAAGAGGACAGTGGCTGACGCGCTGCGAAACAACAACTGGATAAGAGACATAAACTACTGCTCAGGCTTCACAACCGCACACCTACACGAATTTGTCACGCTATGAAATCTAACGTGAGCATGTGTACTACAGCCTGTACAGGAAGATCGCATCACATGGAAACTCACGCAGAGCGGGCAATACACAACGACTTCAGCCTACAAAGCATAGTTCATCGGGTGCACCAAAGCATCCTAGATAGCCAGCATTTGGTAGTTGTGCCTCCCCCTCAAAATGTAAATTCTTTGTATGGCTAATTGTGCATAACAGGGTGTGGTTGTCAGACAGGCTAGCAAGATGAGGGTGGGACGACAGCCTAACTTATCCACTTTTCAGATGCACGATGGAGACAGCATACCACCTCCTGGTGGAATGCCGATTCGCCAAATGTATTTGGACATTGGTGGCATCCTGGACCTCACAGGTGAATCTTGCGCCGGACGAATGGCCTCAAAGCATGACATGCTTGGAATGGTGGTGCAATATTACAACAACACCAGGAATCTCACGGAATGTCACACGAAGCATATCACTCCTGATCAAATGGGAGAtttggaaggaaaggaatgcAAGAAAGCCCGGTTGTCTTTTTTtggttgtctttttttttcttctttccatGTTTATTGGTTTGTCGGCTGTAACTATCCCTCTCTATCAATGAATTAGGCATAATCTCGTGCCTGTTCGTTAAAAAAACTAAAGAGGAAACAAGGACACTGAATAGATGCTTTAAGATAGAGACGATATGTAGAAAGATTAACAGACAACTCTTTTTTTCTAAaggagataaaaaaaattagagggCACACATACACAAACCATGTTTCTTTTCATTTTGGCGAGGAAGGCCCtggtttgtttcttttttttttcgagagGGCCTGGTTTATTTCTTCTAACTGGGCAAATCACATGGGCTTGTTCTTTTGATGGGCTAGAAAATAATAATGCGGGGCTTTTCGTCGTCGGGCCCTGTGCaacgtttttttttcctttctgtcATGTggcccgacgacgacggcggacgGGCAGGTATAGAGGCCCAAGCTACTTCCGACCAGACAGACCAGAAGAAGAGAGAGACCCAAGCTACTCCAAGCGGAGCCAGAGCCCAACCCAGCCCAGCCCATTTACCACTGCCCGCACCAGTGGCggctcgcctccgccgcgaaCCGCAGCGCCTTCATcgatggcggaggcggaggcggacgtggcggcggcgtcgctgtTCGGTGCCGACCGCCGCCTCTGCTCCGCTGACATCCTCGCGCCGGCTGAGGTCAACGCTTTCTCCTCCTCGCTCGTTTCTTCGGCCGCCCTCGATCGAGTCGAAAATTTTGTGGTCACTGACCTGTCCTCTTTGTCGTCGGTAGGTCCGGGCAAGGATCGAGGTGGCGGTGCTTAACTTCCTCGCCGCACTCGCTTCGCCCAcctcgccggccatctccgtcctCCCCCTGGTACGCTAGGTTCCAAACCGAAACCCCCATTCCTTTCTTGCTGCAGTAATTGGTTCTGCGTGCTTCATCCATGGGAATAAGCACAGGGTTTCGATTCCCTGTCAATTATTGCAATTCGTAATCAATTACTGCGAGCTGTAGCATTCCGTTTCATAATTTCAGATGACCATGGCAAAATGTGCTGGGAATAGTATGTTTACCACTGATCAGTGATCAATTCAGTGTGCAACACTGCAACTGCAAACCATTCTGAAGGAATTGCTTTTTTGCACGGCAGATTAGCCGGAGCTCTGCCAACTGCAGCCTGCGCAGCGGGTTGCTGAGTGATGTTTCGTCGATTTACCTCTCATACGCCTTCTGCAAGAGGTCCCTGATGAGAGAAAGCAATGGAAAGGCGTTCGTAAGAGGTGGTCGAGTACTCCTTCAGTGTCTTGGGATACATTTATCTGCTTTGCCATGCCCATTTGTTCCGCTGAAATGCTTGTATATTTTTCAATAGTATGGAAGGTCATGGAGATGTGCTACAAGATCTTGGGGGAGGGGAAGCTGGTCCACCAACGGGAGTTGTTCTACAAGCTCCTCTCGGACTCGCCCAAGTACTTCAGTTGTCAGCGTCATGTCAACAGAGCCATTCAAGGTCAACATTTTGCCCCACCAATTTGGTTCTTGCATGATCGACGCATACCATGATCCTAATCAGATTCCATACCTTCTTCTTATGCAGATGTAGTTTCCTTGCTCCGGTGTACAAGGCAGAGCCTAGGAGTCATGGCATCAAGCAGAGGGGCACTGATTGGGCGCCTTGTGTTGCATGTGTGCTCCATGATATATTTAAATATGTCCTAATTATTGGAATTATCTGCTGAGGGAATACATGATAAACTCTTGTTTATCTTTTCGCAAAGCACCTAAACTGCATGTTTAAACTACCTTAGGAACCAGATGAAGAACAAATTGACTGTTCTATTCTTGGAGCTTCAGGACATGCAATTACTGGAGACCTGAATGTATTGAGCAAATTAAATTTGTCTTCAGATGCCCGGTATATCATTGTAGTGGAGAAGGTACCAATATTGCTTTTGCAGTCTAATAGTGATTTGTCTCTATCTGCTACCTGCTGATATGTCACTTGTTTGAATAGGATGCCATATTCCAGAGGCTAGCTGAAGACCGCTTGTATAATCAGCTTCCTTGTATCCTGATCACTGCAAAGGGATATCCTGATATTGCCTCAAGGTTCTTTTTTTTACCTCGAATGTGCATGAGAGTTGCATGTCATTGAATTAGAGAAAGCATAAGAAATGCCAGTTTGTTTACAAAGACCCTAGAGGCAAAGAAAACTGgaagaacaaagaaaaaaagaagaagaaaaacagctCATCTAGTAGAGCACATTTTCTTCGATATAATCTCCATCTTTTTGTTGATAATATTTGGTTATTTGGTGTACTTATTCCATTTATCTTTGCTGTTATGATACAGGTTTATCTTGCATCGATTGAGCCAGACTTTTCCAAATATGCCGATTTTCGCATTAGTGGATTGGTTAAGCCATTTCCTGTGCTGATCACTATATAGTAGAGATGACAGATATTCCTTTAACCATTTCAGataacatttattttccaattTTCAGGAACCCAGCAGGGCTTGCT containing:
- the LOC117859731 gene encoding meiotic recombination protein SPO11-2, whose protein sequence is MAEAEADVAAASLFGADRRLCSADILAPAEVRARIEVAVLNFLAALASPTSPAISVLPLISRSSANCSLRSGLLSDVSSIYLSYAFCKRSLMRESNGKAFVRVWKVMEMCYKILGEGKLVHQRELFYKLLSDSPKYFSCQRHVNRAIQDVVSLLRCTRQSLGVMASSRGALIGRLVLHEPDEEQIDCSILGASGHAITGDLNVLSKLNLSSDARYIIVVEKDAIFQRLAEDRLYNQLPCILITAKGYPDIASRFILHRLSQTFPNMPIFALVDWNPAGLAILCTYKYGSISMGLESYRYACNVKWLGLRGDDLQLIPDRAFQELKPRDLQIAKSLLSSKFLQESHRAELMLMVETGKRAEIEALYSHGFDFLGKYIARKIVQGDYI
- the LOC117860619 gene encoding mitogen-activated protein kinase 2, coding for MRMEGPGGGGGGAGGVGGCLGLGHGGEAQIKGTHTHGGRYVQYNVYGNLFEVSAKYVPPIRPVGRGAIGIICAAVNAQTREEVAIKKIGNAFDNQIDAKRTLREIKLLRHMNHENVISVKDIIRPPRRENFNDVYIVYELMDTDLHHLLRSNQPLTDDHCQYFVYQLLRGLKYVHSANVLHRDLRPSNLLLNAKCDLKIGDFGLARTTTETDFMMEYVVTRWYRAPELLLNCSEYTQAIDMWSVGCILGEIVTREPLFPGKDYVHQLRLITELVGSPDDTSLGFLRSDNARRYVRSLPQYPKQHFRARFPTMSSGAMDLLERMLVFDPSKRITVDEALCHPYLASLHEINDEPVCPAPFSFDFEQPSLTEEAIKELIWKESLKFNPDPIH